ATCTGACTAATGTATCCTGCTTCCAGTCTGAACTTTGGTGAGAAACGGTAGCCCAACAGTAAGCCGAAGCGATTCTGATCGAAGATGTTTTCATTTACATTTTTACCAAAGCCAACAAGTATTTCATCGTACGCTGCAACATACGGTTCCTTATCTTCCAATGTTTTTCCTTTTAATGATTGTTGCAAACGCAACATGTAACGGGCCCGGTTCATAAACAACCAGTCATCTGGCTTTATGGACGTTGCGGAATTGTATCGTGGTAGCCAACGTTGCTCCAGCATAATACGATGACTAAGATCCAAGGTGCCGGTTCGTTGTGTAAGTGTTGCCACTTCATAGATACGATGCTCTGTAAAAGTTTTGCCAAATGCGTTGATAGAGTAATCACCATAAGCGTATGTTTCAGCCCATGCATAACCCATTCGTAAAGTGGTGTTGCTGTTTGCGTGAAAGTTAACACCAGTGCGTAATAAACTTTGTTGCCAATTCGTAATATAATTCTCTCGCCGCCATTGATACTCCAAATGCCCACTCCATTTTTTGTTGAAAGCAAAAGTGCCGGTGGCGGAATACCAGCCAATACTGTTGTTGTCTCTTAATCTTGTGTTTTGTGCTGTGCCGGTTATTGCTATAAACAAAAGCAATACTGCTGCAAAAAGATGGATCAATTGTTTCATGGCCCGCAAAGGTAAAGGCAAATGATTAAATGAGCAGATCGCTCAGTTTCATTTCTTCCAACACTTCACGAATAGAACTGTTCTCTTTCTTTTTCCATTTGATAAGGCGGATCATGCCATCAGCTATTTCAATACCTGTAATATCGCCATCACTGTAACAACAACATCCTGTATTAAAATAAAAAGGTTTCATTTTAATATAATTCTTGTTTACATAATCGTATTCTTCCTGGCGGAAGCGGATCTCTTTATTGAGTTTCTCCGTTGTAGGTTCATCAGCTTTTTCTCTTGCATGAATAAGTTGTTTGTACAAACGTTCAAGATGTGTGAGTGATGCAAATACAGGTTGATGTGTGTGCCCTGTTATAAGAACGGGATTTTTTTCCTGTTTGCTCCAATCATACATAAAGCGGTTGTGTACACTTTTTAATGCGTTGTTTGTGGCAGGTGTGTTAGGGTTTAAGTTGAGATAACTCTGCAGTGGTCCCCATATTCTTGAAACAAACCATGCACTGAATGCATTGCCATCACTTTGCCCATCGCCTTGGTGACCGTGTGTGAGAAGGAAATCAAGTTTTGTATTGCTGATGGTTGTTTGCAACACAACTCCTTCATAGATCTTAACGGGTTCTTTATACATACTCAACAGGTGCAGCGGCGCAAACGGATCATTGTTCCAGAATACATCATGGTTGCCGTATACTTTTGTAAAACGTTTTTCACTAAGAAATTTTTTCTCCGCAGATGTTGTGAGTTTGTTCTTTGCTTTCACAGGCCAAACTGTATTCTCCCAAAGCTCTTCGCTGTCGCCCAATGAAATAAAATGAAAACCTGCCAGATAATAATTATCTAAGGCAGCAAGATAGTTGGGCTCAGCCATCATAAAATCATCGCTGCCATTTTTTGCGCCTTTGTGTTGATCGCTGAAAATGATGAACCGGTCTGTATCTGCATTCATAGGTAATAACAAACCTTTCTTCCCCGGATGTTCAAGTGTATGTGCATACAGTTTTGTTAATGCTTCATGCACCCGTTTAAGATTGGGCTTGCTCGAAAAGCGATCAGCAAGCCTTGCAACAGGTTTCGTTAAAACAGATTGTATGAAACGACGCATGATTAAAATTAACGATTCGAGGTATACCAATAAAAAAAGCTGATGCAATACCGCACCAGCTTTTTCTTACTTTAAATAATTTATCAGAGTTGCAAACCGAGACGCAAGAAGAAACGCAAACCGTTGCCACCCATTTGCACTGCATCCCATGGGCCGCCGGTTTCATTATTGAAAGCCCAACCTTTTGCACCAGGTGCAACACCAAGATCAGGATGCACATTCAATAAATTATCAATACCGCCAAACAATGAAATCTTACTGTTGATCTTATAACCAAGATAAAGATCGGTCACCAGTTTTCCATTGTAGATATAGCGATCATCTACATAGATGGAAGAATTTGCATCAGTTGGTACTTGCGGCTTAATGCCTAAGCCATCTTCACCATATCCAAGCAAATCGATTTTTCCGAAGTAAGTTAATCTTGTTCCAACAGTTAAACTTTTGCAACCATATTCAAAATTGAAACCAAATTTTGTTTTTGGTGCTGATGCAAGAATGAATTTTTGTTCACGGTCATTTAAGAATGTTGATTTCAGAAAATCAGAGCCACTCAGTTTAGCAGGAACATTTATTTTGTCGATGGTCATTTCCTGGAAATTACCCGTAAACAAAGCACGGAAACTTTGTGAGCCCCAGCGTTTGTTATAGTCCATTACCACATCTATTCCTTTGTTGGTTGTATTTACAGCATTAGCAAAGAACTGTGCATAGCTAACATTCAATGACTGTAAACGTGCAGCCAATGCCGGATCAAGATTCGAATCAAATGCATCAAACTGCCCGCTTAGTACCACACGGTCTTTTACTTTTACCATGTAACCATCAATGGTAATACTGAAATCACTCACTGGCTTCCAGGTAAAACCTAAACTTACATTGGTACTTTTTTCCTGTGTAAGATCAGGGATGCCGGCGAGCTTTGCCAGTTCACTATAGTTGGGTGCAATTTTTACTTCTGCAATATTACCACCTTGTACGGTTGTGAATGTTGAACTGAAATTGATCTGTTGCAAAGAAGGCGCACGGAAACCCGTGCTGAATGATCCACGCAAATTAAACGTAGGAGCCAGTTTTAAACGTGTTGCTACTTTATAGTTATGCGTAAAACCAAAGTCGCTGTAGTTTTCGAAACGTGCCGCAATGGTTACTAAAAAGTTCCTGGTGATATCAAATTCCATATCACCATATGCCCCAATTACAGAGCGGTTAGCTGTTACTTCATCTGCAGCTTGGTAGCCCGGGAAACCTTGTGCACCACCTGCTACATAAATATCATCACCATTAGAGTCGGTAAAAAATTTATTGGGGCTGAAATTTTTGTATGATGCCTCTTCACCTGCATATAAACTGTAACGCTCATAACGATACTCAGCACCAAAGGCAAGATTTGTTTTTGCATTCAGCTCTTTACTGAAATTAGCATTCACCGTATTTTGTAAGAAGTTAAAACCACCATCATCAAAATGTGTTTGATTAGAACCCAATGAAGCATTGAATGTTTTATCGCCATAGAAATGAAAATTGTTACGGCCTATTGTATTGCTGATATCCCAGTTCAATCCACCATTTGAAATTCCCCTTACACCGGCTGCCATTGAGAAATCGTTTACGTTGGTTTGAATGTGTGGACTGAAAGTTGTGTCATCGGCTGTTACTTTCATCACTGATGGAACAAAGATCAGTTTCCAGTTATTATCAGTGGGGAAACGTTCCGGTCTTGCACTCCAGTTACGTGTAAATGCATAAGCATCTGATTTCTTTCCGTTATATCCACCAAACGCATAAAAACTTGTTTTGCCTGCAATCGGAATTTCTGCATTCAGAAATGCACCACCTGCAGTAAGCGAACCGTCGCCATGTCCACGACGGTAAATGTTGGTGTACATGAAATCAGGACTATTCTGATCGGTCTCCAAAGCCTGGCGATAGGTCTTTCCCTGGCTTAAGAAGTTACCGGTAAGATTGATGAAGCCACGTTCCCCAACTTTAAATCCATAATTCGCATTTACAGAAAACGTATTTCCATCAACGGCACCATCATGAACATAAAGATTTTGTTCTTTCTTAAAATGCGGGTTATATTTTTTATCGTAGTAGCCGCTATAGCCAATATTTGCATTGAACTTATTAACTGTTTCTTTCAATACAATATTGATTACACCTGCAATGGCATCAGAACCATATTGTGCAGAAGCACCATCACGCAACACTTCCACACGATCAATGGCGCCAACAGGAATTGCACTAAGGTCGGTTCCTGAATTACCACGACCTCTGGTACCAAACACAGCAATGAATGCTGTTTGATGACGACGTTTGCCATTGATGAGCACCAGTGTTTGATCTGGACCCAGTCCACGTAATGTTGCAAGATCAATATGATCGGCACCATCGCTACCGCTTTGTTTATTATAGTTGAAAGAGGGAGCTGCATAATTCAGGATAGATGTTACATCCATTCTTGCTGTTGGCAATGCAGCCTGCCCGATGTTCACCACATCAACAGGAACGGGTGTTTCCGTTTTTACTCTTCCTAAACGACGGGTACCTACCAGTACCACTTCGCCAAGATCAGTTGAACCTGATTCAAGACTGATGTTCATAGAAGTGTTTGTTCCAACACGTTCTTCAAGTGTTTTATAACCAACGATACTGAACACCAGTACATCGGTTGCTGCTGCTTCAATACTGAAATTGCCATCTTTATCGGTGGCAGTTCCTGTTCTTGTCGATTTGATGAGTACCGATACATCTTCAAGCGGGTTGCCGCTTTTATCGGTTACTTTACCACGAACTGTTTGTTTTTGTGCAAATACGGGGACGAACAGCAAGAAGAGGGCTGCTGTTAAGAAATGTTTCAGGTTGACCATCTGTAGTTAGTTTGATTGTGTAAGTTGAAATTAAAAAATATACAGCAAGGCCGAAAACTTATTCTGCGAAATGTAGAAAACAGCAATTAAAGCAATGTGTATTTTAATTGAGACGATTGCTGTCTTTTCATTTTCATTTACTTTTACCGCAATCAATTTATATGCAAGAAACAATGGAACAGGTTGCTGCTTTATATACTGCAACGTTTGGGGCTCCGCCCGAAAGCATCGATAAAGTGCCGCAGAGCGGAAGTGATCGTGTTTACTATCGTGTTACAGGATCTGTTGTGTGTATTGCAACAACGAGTAAAAACATAAAGGAGAGTCAAACCTTCCTTCAGTTCAGTAAACATTTTCAACAGAGAGGATGCCCCGTGCCTTCTATTTATGCAGTAAATGAAGATGAAACTATTTACCTGCAGGAAGATTTCGGCGACGTGTCGTTGTTGAACCAACTGGAACAACATGGTTATAATGAGCATGTCTATAATTTGTTTAAACAAAGTCTGCAGCAACTTGCACACATGCAGATCAAGGGGCATAAAGATTTTAACTATGATTGGTGTATTACCTCAAGAGAGTTCGGACGGCAGGCCATTGTTTCAGATCTTCTTTATTTCAGGTATTACTTTTTTGACACGTTAAAAATTCCTTACGATAAAGAAAAACTTATTGAAGATTTTGAAGATCTGAGTATTTATCTTACACGTGTGGATCATAAATATTTTATGTTCCGTGATTTTCAAAGCAGAAATGTAATGGTGAAAGAAGGGAAAGTGCATTTCATCGATTACCAGGGTGGTATGAAAGGAGCTGTGCAGTATGATGTGGCTTCCTTGCTTTGGCAGGCAAAAGCAGAGTTACCTGATGAATGGAAGAACAGTCTGCTGGAATATTATATGGATTGCCTGGAGAATGTGTTGCAAAAAGAAATTGACCGCACAAGGTTTGTAAGTCAGTATAATGGTTATGTATTGATCCGTTTATTGCAGGTTCTGGGCGCTTATGGTTTCCGTGGATTATTTGAACGCAAGGCGCATTTCTTAACGAGCATACCCTTGGCATTAAAAAATCTCAAATGGTTTTTAAGTAATCGTAATGTTGGGATTAAGTTACCCGAATTTGAACGCATACTTGGGTTGATGGTGGAAGATGATGTTATACATCGTTTTGAGCCACCGAAAGCAACGGAAGAAACGCCACTTGTTGTGCGAATCAACAGCTTCTCTTATAAATCAACCGGTATTCCTGTGGATGAAACAGATAATGGCGGTGGATTTGTATTTGATTGCAGAGGCATTTTAAACCCCGGACGAATCGAAGAATTTAAAACACAAACAGGAAGGGATAAAGGCGTGAAAGATTTCCTGGAACAACAAACCAAAATGCCGCAGTTCTTAAACAGCGTTTATAATATCATTGATATTGCTGTGGAAGATTATATGCAACGCAATTTCGCCAACCTGCAGATCAGTTTTGGATGTACTGGCGGACAGCATCGTAGTGTTTATGCTGCTGATGCACTGGCCCGTCATTTAAAAAATAAATACGGAGTGAAGATCGAATTGAAACATGTGGTGCAGGATGCAAAGAACTGGATCAATAAAACGTATTGATGATTAATCGGAATACTATGATAAAGACCTTTTTATTATCTCTCTTTTTATTTTCTGCTGCTAACTCTTTGGTTGCTCAGCAGTTTGACAGCCTTAAATTATCTCAAACTGAAATTCCGGAAGGCTACCTGGAAAGCTCAAAGCGTGAATATAAAACTCCACATGCTGTATCATTTTACGAGCAAGTGGAATTATATGAGTCG
The DNA window shown above is from Lacibacter sp. H375 and carries:
- a CDS encoding DUF2490 domain-containing protein, coding for MKQLIHLFAAVLLLFIAITGTAQNTRLRDNNSIGWYSATGTFAFNKKWSGHLEYQWRRENYITNWQQSLLRTGVNFHANSNTTLRMGYAWAETYAYGDYSINAFGKTFTEHRIYEVATLTQRTGTLDLSHRIMLEQRWLPRYNSATSIKPDDWLFMNRARYMLRLQQSLKGKTLEDKEPYVAAYDEILVGFGKNVNENIFDQNRFGLLLGYRFSPKFRLEAGYISQILQLGREISGRNVFQHNNGFILNSFFNINL
- a CDS encoding metallophosphoesterase, coding for MRRFIQSVLTKPVARLADRFSSKPNLKRVHEALTKLYAHTLEHPGKKGLLLPMNADTDRFIIFSDQHKGAKNGSDDFMMAEPNYLAALDNYYLAGFHFISLGDSEELWENTVWPVKAKNKLTTSAEKKFLSEKRFTKVYGNHDVFWNNDPFAPLHLLSMYKEPVKIYEGVVLQTTISNTKLDFLLTHGHQGDGQSDGNAFSAWFVSRIWGPLQSYLNLNPNTPATNNALKSVHNRFMYDWSKQEKNPVLITGHTHQPVFASLTHLERLYKQLIHAREKADEPTTEKLNKEIRFRQEEYDYVNKNYIKMKPFYFNTGCCCYSDGDITGIEIADGMIRLIKWKKKENSSIREVLEEMKLSDLLI
- a CDS encoding TonB-dependent receptor, which produces MVNLKHFLTAALFLLFVPVFAQKQTVRGKVTDKSGNPLEDVSVLIKSTRTGTATDKDGNFSIEAAATDVLVFSIVGYKTLEERVGTNTSMNISLESGSTDLGEVVLVGTRRLGRVKTETPVPVDVVNIGQAALPTARMDVTSILNYAAPSFNYNKQSGSDGADHIDLATLRGLGPDQTLVLINGKRRHQTAFIAVFGTRGRGNSGTDLSAIPVGAIDRVEVLRDGASAQYGSDAIAGVINIVLKETVNKFNANIGYSGYYDKKYNPHFKKEQNLYVHDGAVDGNTFSVNANYGFKVGERGFINLTGNFLSQGKTYRQALETDQNSPDFMYTNIYRRGHGDGSLTAGGAFLNAEIPIAGKTSFYAFGGYNGKKSDAYAFTRNWSARPERFPTDNNWKLIFVPSVMKVTADDTTFSPHIQTNVNDFSMAAGVRGISNGGLNWDISNTIGRNNFHFYGDKTFNASLGSNQTHFDDGGFNFLQNTVNANFSKELNAKTNLAFGAEYRYERYSLYAGEEASYKNFSPNKFFTDSNGDDIYVAGGAQGFPGYQAADEVTANRSVIGAYGDMEFDITRNFLVTIAARFENYSDFGFTHNYKVATRLKLAPTFNLRGSFSTGFRAPSLQQINFSSTFTTVQGGNIAEVKIAPNYSELAKLAGIPDLTQEKSTNVSLGFTWKPVSDFSITIDGYMVKVKDRVVLSGQFDAFDSNLDPALAARLQSLNVSYAQFFANAVNTTNKGIDVVMDYNKRWGSQSFRALFTGNFQEMTIDKINVPAKLSGSDFLKSTFLNDREQKFILASAPKTKFGFNFEYGCKSLTVGTRLTYFGKIDLLGYGEDGLGIKPQVPTDANSSIYVDDRYIYNGKLVTDLYLGYKINSKISLFGGIDNLLNVHPDLGVAPGAKGWAFNNETGGPWDAVQMGGNGLRFFLRLGLQL
- a CDS encoding RapZ C-terminal domain-containing protein; this translates as MQETMEQVAALYTATFGAPPESIDKVPQSGSDRVYYRVTGSVVCIATTSKNIKESQTFLQFSKHFQQRGCPVPSIYAVNEDETIYLQEDFGDVSLLNQLEQHGYNEHVYNLFKQSLQQLAHMQIKGHKDFNYDWCITSREFGRQAIVSDLLYFRYYFFDTLKIPYDKEKLIEDFEDLSIYLTRVDHKYFMFRDFQSRNVMVKEGKVHFIDYQGGMKGAVQYDVASLLWQAKAELPDEWKNSLLEYYMDCLENVLQKEIDRTRFVSQYNGYVLIRLLQVLGAYGFRGLFERKAHFLTSIPLALKNLKWFLSNRNVGIKLPEFERILGLMVEDDVIHRFEPPKATEETPLVVRINSFSYKSTGIPVDETDNGGGFVFDCRGILNPGRIEEFKTQTGRDKGVKDFLEQQTKMPQFLNSVYNIIDIAVEDYMQRNFANLQISFGCTGGQHRSVYAADALARHLKNKYGVKIELKHVVQDAKNWINKTY